From Apium graveolens cultivar Ventura chromosome 9, ASM990537v1, whole genome shotgun sequence, the proteins below share one genomic window:
- the LOC141683662 gene encoding uncharacterized protein LOC141683662, which produces MQEGEEEVEAEAEEVEKKKKKKKIEEGQEVLEEEVEKKKKKKKIEEGQEVLEEEVEKKKKRKRKKIEEGEDLKKKKKKEEAKTKDMEGEEEKGQKKKKIEEGQEVLEEEVEKKKKKIEEGEELKKKKKKKKEEAKTKDMEGEEEKGQKKKKRKKKKKKKIEEGQEVLEEEVEKKKKIEEGEVLKKKKKKKKEEAKTKDMSRDSPSRKF; this is translated from the exons ATGCAGGAGGGGGAGGAGGAGGTGGAGGCGGAGGCGGAGGAGgtggagaagaagaagaagaagaagaagatagaGGAGGGGCAGGAGGTGctggaggaggaggtggagaagaagaagaagaagaagaagatagaGGAGGGGCAGGAGGTGctggaggaggaggtggagaaaaagaagaaaagaaagaggaaGAAGATAGAGGAGGGGGAGGACctgaagaagaaaaagaaaaaggaggagGCGAAGACTAAAGACATG GAAGGGGAGGAGGAGAAGGggcagaagaagaagaagatagaGGAGGGGCAGGAGGTGctggaggaggaggtggagaagaagaagaagaagatagaGGAGGGGGAGGAGctgaagaagaaaaagaaaaagaaaaaggaggagGCGAAGACTAAAGACATG GAAGGGGAGGAGGAGAAGGggcagaagaagaagaagaggaagaagaagaagaagaagaagatagaGGAGGGGCAGGAGGTGctggaggaggaggtggagaagaagaagaagatagaGGAGGGGGAGGTGctgaagaagaaaaagaaaaagaaaaaggaggagGCCAAGACTAAAGACATG TCCCGAGACTCCCCAAGTAGAAAGTTCTGA